From the genome of Anaerobranca gottschalkii DSM 13577:
AAGTCAAAGAGAAGGTTAATAGTTTTTCCAATGAGGCTGAAGGAATTAACTATTTAATAAATCAAGGAATAATAGGCTATGATGATAAAGAAGGAAAATATTACCGTAGTAAAATAAAGGATATAAGTAATGAAGATATAGATCTTTTAATTCAGCTGGAGAAGCATAAAATTTTAAAAGGGATTTACAAATACCTTAAATTAATTTTACTTTTCTTAGTTGGTACAGGAATCTGTTTATCCTTTTTTCAGCCGATTTTCTTAAGTGTCCTTTTATTGGTAGCTATTGTTTATATAGCTATATAAAAAATAAAATTTGGAGGTGAAGCAAAATGGGTGCTAATATTTTAACTTTGCCCTTTTTATTACCTTTACTTTTTGTAGAGATAGCATTAAAGCTTTATTGTTTGTATCTTTTATTTAAGGATGGGGGAGAACATCTGCCTAAGTGGGCCTGGGCCTTTATCA
Proteins encoded in this window:
- a CDS encoding PLD nuclease N-terminal domain-containing protein, encoding MGANILTLPFLLPLLFVEIALKLYCLYLLFKDGGEHLPKWAWAFIILFVSTLGPISFLIFGKRRY